A single window of bacterium DNA harbors:
- a CDS encoding S8 family serine peptidase — translation MKQKPWKQKLLPLKILVFSLMALLLSIDPSPSYAGVALFPVRNDYIVVLKDDIESPETVMAEIKKMCTIKCGFLYNHCLKGFSAIIPAPAMAKIKNDPRIKYIEPDAIAYALPQTLPPGVGRIKANRNSIAMIDGTDQRVDVDIAIIDTGIDLTHPDLNVVENVSFVPRVGSGNDDNGHGSHVAGIAAAIDDGVGVVGIAPGARLHAVKVLDRRGSGKISWIIAGIDWVTQHADEIEVANMSLGSVGYLQSLRDAVINSVNKGVVYTVAAGNEEDDVYGPDGAFGTDDDHVPAAYPEVAAISAMSDFDGLAGGRGGTSGNESDDTLATFSNFSTSVIEENPVTSPGAAIDFAAPGVDIFSTYKNGGYKTLSGTSMASPHGAGCAALYIAGHGRARNAAQVAAIRQALIDMAEPQTSWGPSNTRDPDSNREGLVDAEAIDQPDAHGPLNLIVIRPEAVFIRKGKTQEFTATGHYADGSVRNITASVIWTSSDPSVATIDSHGLATGQGEGSVQITATFGEVSSLPAALTVIEPAWRSISITPVPVSIRIGETQQFTALAIFSDATSEDVTNSVTWTSSDPSVATIDSHGLATGKGAGTTIITASSGEIISQEAELTVTRTRTWITFMDIFKLVRK, via the coding sequence ATGAAGCAAAAACCCTGGAAGCAGAAACTATTGCCTTTGAAAATTCTCGTTTTCTCCCTCATGGCTCTATTACTCTCGATAGACCCCTCGCCAAGCTATGCCGGCGTTGCTCTATTTCCAGTCAGGAACGACTATATCGTCGTTCTGAAGGATGATATAGAAAGTCCTGAAACTGTAATGGCCGAGATAAAAAAGATGTGCACAATCAAATGCGGCTTTCTCTACAATCATTGCCTTAAGGGTTTTTCAGCGATCATACCTGCTCCGGCTATGGCCAAGATCAAGAATGACCCAAGAATCAAGTACATCGAGCCCGATGCCATTGCCTATGCTCTTCCGCAGACGCTGCCTCCGGGAGTTGGCAGAATCAAAGCCAATCGCAATAGCATAGCCATGATTGACGGGACTGACCAGCGGGTCGATGTTGATATAGCTATTATCGATACAGGCATTGATCTGACGCATCCAGATCTCAATGTAGTCGAGAATGTAAGCTTTGTCCCACGGGTCGGCAGCGGCAATGACGATAACGGTCACGGCTCGCATGTTGCCGGGATTGCGGCGGCCATAGACGACGGTGTCGGGGTGGTGGGCATTGCTCCGGGAGCCAGACTGCATGCAGTCAAAGTTCTGGACCGCAGGGGAAGTGGAAAAATCTCCTGGATCATTGCCGGTATCGATTGGGTGACACAACATGCTGATGAAATCGAGGTGGCCAATATGAGTCTTGGCAGCGTTGGCTATCTGCAATCCTTGAGGGATGCTGTTATCAACAGCGTCAACAAGGGGGTTGTCTATACAGTGGCAGCCGGTAACGAGGAAGATGATGTCTATGGGCCGGATGGAGCATTCGGCACCGATGATGATCATGTTCCGGCAGCCTACCCTGAGGTGGCTGCTATCTCGGCCATGTCCGACTTTGATGGCCTGGCTGGCGGGAGGGGCGGGACAAGCGGCAATGAATCCGATGACACCCTGGCCACCTTCAGCAATTTCAGCACATCGGTCATCGAGGAAAACCCGGTCACTTCACCTGGTGCAGCCATCGATTTTGCCGCTCCCGGGGTCGATATCTTCTCTACGTATAAGAACGGTGGATACAAAACCTTGAGCGGGACCAGTATGGCCTCACCACATGGGGCCGGTTGCGCGGCCCTGTATATCGCCGGGCATGGAAGGGCCCGCAATGCCGCCCAGGTGGCTGCCATCCGGCAAGCCCTGATCGATATGGCCGAGCCGCAAACTTCCTGGGGTCCATCGAATACCAGAGATCCTGACAGTAACCGGGAAGGGTTGGTGGATGCCGAGGCTATCGATCAGCCAGATGCACATGGTCCTCTGAATCTGATCGTGATCAGGCCTGAGGCTGTCTTCATCCGGAAAGGAAAGACACAGGAGTTTACTGCCACGGGTCACTATGCTGATGGAAGCGTCAGAAACATCACTGCTTCGGTTATATGGACCAGCTCTGATCCTTCAGTGGCCACCATAGACTCTCATGGTCTGGCCACTGGTCAGGGAGAGGGTAGCGTCCAGATCACCGCGACCTTCGGGGAAGTAAGCAGCCTGCCTGCTGCCTTGACCGTCATCGAACCGGCATGGCGATCGATCTCCATCACTCCGGTGCCGGTCTCGATCCGTATCGGGGAAACCCAGCAGTTTACCGCTCTGGCCATTTTCTCCGACGCAACGAGCGAGGATGTCACCAACTCGGTGACCTGGACCAGCTCTGACCCTTCGGTAGCAACTATAGACTCTCATGGCCTGGCTACCGGGAAAGGAGCCGGAACCACCATTATCACCGCCAGCTCAGGCGAGATTATCAGCCAGGAAGCTGAATTAACGGTGACCAGAACCAGGACTTGGATCACGTTCATGGATATCTTCAAGCTGGTGAGGAAATAG
- a CDS encoding helical backbone metal receptor, with amino-acid sequence MLFDLQGSVTRSAMSPSAPASFPFQLVDATGESVSFPACPARIISLAPSITECLFSLGLDKEIIGVTTYCDYPKEAGKKEKVGSLLILDTEKILSLTPDLILAIKEGNQAAQVFRLRKLGLRVFVLNQAKELGHVYRDIGLLGCLSGRKTQAQEVIRNMRIKVREVEQALSSVRKRPLCFWQLGINPLITAGKNTLAHDLIRLAGGENLAGGQQGYIHYSLDEVIARNPEIILMIGMGEALQGYQALWEKFPQLAARKNGKILALNPDLVNRASPRIAEGLKSLAEALHPQAFVSPGR; translated from the coding sequence ATGTTGTTCGATCTTCAGGGGAGTGTCACTCGCTCTGCGATGAGCCCCTCTGCCCCTGCGTCCTTTCCTTTTCAGCTCGTGGATGCCACCGGAGAGTCGGTCTCCTTCCCCGCCTGCCCTGCAAGGATTATCTCTCTGGCCCCTTCAATCACCGAATGCCTGTTCAGCCTGGGCCTGGATAAAGAAATCATTGGAGTAACCACCTACTGCGATTATCCGAAAGAAGCCGGAAAAAAGGAGAAGGTCGGCAGCCTGCTCATCCTGGACACGGAAAAAATCCTTTCACTGACACCCGACCTGATTCTGGCCATTAAGGAGGGAAACCAGGCAGCACAGGTCTTTCGGCTGCGCAAACTTGGCCTTCGGGTATTTGTCCTGAACCAGGCCAAAGAGCTGGGGCACGTCTATCGGGATATCGGGCTCCTGGGCTGCCTGAGCGGCCGGAAGACACAGGCTCAAGAGGTGATCAGGAATATGCGGATCAAAGTACGCGAGGTGGAGCAGGCCCTTTCATCCGTCAGAAAGAGGCCGCTCTGCTTCTGGCAACTGGGTATCAACCCCCTGATAACAGCCGGGAAGAATACCCTGGCCCATGACCTGATCCGCTTGGCTGGAGGGGAAAATCTGGCTGGCGGCCAGCAGGGGTACATCCACTACAGCCTGGATGAAGTGATTGCCAGAAACCCTGAGATAATCCTGATGATCGGCATGGGGGAAGCCCTCCAGGGATACCAGGCTCTGTGGGAGAAGTTTCCTCAGCTTGCGGCCAGAAAAAATGGAAAAATTCTGGCTCTCAATCCCGATCTGGTCAACCGGGCATCCCCCCGCATCGCCGAAGGCTTAAAGAGCCTGGCAGAGGCTTTGCACCCGCAGGCCTTTGTTTCGCCGGGACGATAG
- a CDS encoding peptidase U32 family protein has protein sequence MDTQNLRKKRMTLAFNGDLQLIPRLAAYRDVESIFGKLTQDILGGGRASMYLANIDFGRIKETITEAHRHGIKFIYLLNSICQSNRELTRDYNTRLTRFMEKIVNAGTDEVVVAAPYMLRLTKENFPHVKVIISTFCLINAVSKARKWEDLGADRIMLGSDINRNFRVIRKIRQAVKCEIEIFANNVCQRYCPYSVPHVCSMAHSSSSEDKSKGFVMDYHSCLCARTRLTNPAEFISMGFIRPEDIQTYIDLGIDVFKVAGRTRSSDWLLRTVKAYSEEKFDGNLADLIVYPYIMSKDEGLLANAEQWILRPRHVNLRVLSIFRQMEKRNGIVYIDNRKLDGFLDYFKNHDCEGSICDVDCKYCSTVAKKAITFDQEKLARHIEDLETLIRMFEDRSAFRKNPLGVQIGASIWRLLAPRKTNFRQHGPKEEMSDRLLKVLFNDTMDRRESQNKESLNP, from the coding sequence ATGGATACGCAAAATCTCAGGAAAAAAAGAATGACCCTTGCTTTTAACGGAGATCTCCAGCTCATTCCCAGGCTTGCCGCTTACCGGGATGTAGAAAGCATCTTCGGCAAATTGACTCAGGATATACTGGGAGGGGGCCGGGCATCAATGTATCTGGCCAATATCGACTTTGGCCGCATCAAGGAAACCATTACCGAAGCCCATCGTCATGGGATCAAATTTATTTACCTCTTAAACTCCATCTGCCAGTCTAACAGGGAGCTCACCCGGGATTACAATACGAGGCTTACCCGGTTCATGGAGAAGATTGTCAATGCCGGTACGGATGAAGTCGTCGTTGCCGCTCCCTATATGTTGAGGCTGACCAAGGAAAACTTCCCCCATGTCAAGGTCATCATATCGACCTTCTGTCTGATCAATGCCGTAAGCAAGGCCAGAAAATGGGAGGACCTTGGGGCAGACCGGATCATGCTGGGCTCTGACATCAACCGGAATTTTCGCGTCATTCGCAAGATCCGGCAGGCGGTCAAATGTGAGATCGAGATCTTCGCCAATAACGTCTGTCAGAGATACTGCCCCTACAGCGTGCCCCATGTATGTTCCATGGCCCACTCATCATCTTCGGAGGACAAGAGCAAGGGATTCGTCATGGACTATCACTCGTGCTTATGTGCCCGGACCCGCCTGACAAACCCGGCGGAGTTCATTTCCATGGGCTTCATCCGACCCGAAGATATCCAAACCTACATCGATTTAGGGATCGATGTCTTCAAAGTGGCAGGACGCACCAGGTCATCTGACTGGCTTTTACGAACTGTCAAGGCTTATTCCGAGGAGAAGTTCGACGGAAATCTGGCCGACCTGATCGTTTATCCCTATATCATGAGTAAGGATGAGGGCCTTCTGGCAAATGCCGAACAATGGATTTTGCGGCCCCGGCATGTCAACTTACGGGTTCTCTCCATATTCCGCCAAATGGAGAAAAGGAACGGAATAGTCTACATTGACAATCGCAAGCTTGACGGCTTTCTCGATTACTTCAAAAACCACGACTGTGAGGGCTCGATTTGCGATGTTGACTGCAAATATTGCAGCACAGTGGCCAAAAAAGCGATCACCTTCGATCAGGAGAAATTAGCCCGGCATATCGAGGATCTGGAAACGCTGATTCGAATGTTCGAAGATCGAAGCGCTTTCAGGAAAAATCCATTGGGTGTGCAGATCGGGGCCAGTATCTGGCGGCTGCTGGCACCAAGGAAGACCAACTTTCGGCAGCACGGCCCCAAAGAGGAGATGTCTGACCGGTTGTTAAAAGTTCTTTTCAATGATACAATGGACCGCAGGGAAAGTCAGAATAAGGAGAGCTTAAATCCCTAA
- a CDS encoding PKD domain-containing protein — MTNFHRKIWGVFFTVSLFFLLCSRIWADTITAGPFSYFGTPYFATFAGTLTIDGQGSQAGDIIGVFDNSVGAYDGCIGAAEITQDIAGSYRVDTYGDDNPNDTEKNGATAGDTLTFKLWRPSTNTLYILGPVNGNSTWPGQDINTVLNLISTGVEPGDAPVARFTASAASGCAPLTVQFTDSSLNNPTGWSWNFGDGSSASQEQSPSHVFSQVGTYTVSLTVTSAAGTSTPYTQTIQALALPDANFSVNTTSGHGPLEVSFTDLSTNNPTSWEWNFGDGTATSSIRNPVHTYSRSGTYTVSLKVTNGCGEDTMTKADAVTVTAPASSLRAAFTVAAGVLLEGCSPLEVSLVDQSTGDPVSWEWNFGDGEISTSRNPAHTFTRSGYYDITLKVKNAEGDEHSRTERKWIHVFSKPLADFRADKNVVCAGETVKFTNLSTGEPTMLRWNFGDNWISSKENPEHTYEKPGIYMVRLIATNMCGYSMEQKTSFIQVRAPEVDFDTRQTGNCSQLTMQFTAKSTQGSVSNCRWTFGGAGAGGTSNQPNPTYVYPSPGTYTVTLTADTPCGQATKEKQVVVSGTPVAKFAPSLNPGTVNQSIKFTDSSTGGPTEWQWDFGDPDQGTSTQKSPTYKFKTAGEYRVTLTVKNNCGSATTTRNIIIVNAGDNVNPIFTADSTACADAPVSFVTAAPSGVTINEWQWDFGDGLAGTGSNPTHTYPSSGTYEVTLTASAASKSYSLVKSIEVHDPPAISADVTSGCAPLTVQFHDNSSPDDTSTAWHWSFGDGNQSTVHDPVHTYAQEGNYVVRLTNECGEAVPVTIEVKKPLKADFTISQTSGPAPLVVNFQDKSTGATDLTWDFGDGETGQSPDGSHIYNRPGSYKIRLIAGNSECESEKSLRVDVYTLNSIQGKVLNSATNAPISGARIRILGENQDYWSTPSGDYTISSLRPGLYALLVSASGYEETLIQQIRVRMGKDTTQNLALNRSLGTIHGHVTGPSGSGPVAGAKVVAVTLDGGLLPYIQQATTNSEGEYTLYLGREGNYKLMVSGEGYLPRVETNQGAGYEITDNANQQVDIVLERRSWQPKVTISSRETLGTQNDKRMEIYIYADQNVSSISIDSDDQAGSFSAPEPVTDPGNRPCYKVIYSGYSGENIDKLVAQITFNRRGQGVATLPCAFTIQPNGLPGQGKCLKSTSQLITPAAGGRISGLGWIDLNGDGEEDLCDNSFVDIPPGFISESQGAPGSASSLIASLERRSDPVWSSLFALYRLNLMDETGNRIESEDIAIKEDNPLVVHLQFDPTTFGGSLGDLVINYQDQTGSWKSGLKNVHLIGNTLVFTATDLTSFALLSGNSAPSHLLANQDISIPTRLNLMWDDNADYELAYEVWRCVDESDPRSDIRYALLTTINPDATQYTDATCQLDRMYAYKIRAITDLGATDYSDYASMRVVECGSVPVTPANLQVQSVSKDQVTLVWTDMSSCESAFAIYRRDGDTGEYRIINTRPENSYIDRAVKPGCKYFYKVTARSNLGDSGPSNEVVITTARKSKKSSGMCFISSISSSWSAFVQWITGK, encoded by the coding sequence ATGACCAATTTTCACCGAAAGATTTGGGGAGTTTTTTTCACCGTCAGCCTGTTTTTTCTGCTTTGCTCCCGCATTTGGGCAGACACGATAACGGCAGGCCCTTTTTCTTATTTTGGCACTCCCTACTTTGCCACTTTTGCCGGAACCCTGACAATCGATGGACAGGGATCACAGGCTGGCGATATTATTGGTGTGTTTGATAACAGTGTCGGTGCATACGATGGCTGTATCGGAGCTGCAGAAATTACCCAGGATATAGCAGGAAGCTATCGCGTAGATACTTATGGAGATGATAATCCCAACGATACGGAAAAAAACGGTGCTACGGCTGGTGATACACTGACTTTTAAACTGTGGCGCCCGAGTACGAATACCCTGTATATTCTTGGCCCGGTCAACGGGAACTCTACATGGCCTGGTCAGGATATAAACACAGTGCTTAACCTTATCTCCACGGGAGTCGAGCCGGGTGATGCTCCGGTAGCCCGCTTCACCGCTTCCGCCGCCAGCGGCTGTGCCCCGTTGACCGTTCAATTCACCGATAGCTCGCTCAACAATCCCACAGGCTGGAGCTGGAATTTCGGTGATGGCTCATCCGCCAGCCAGGAGCAAAGCCCAAGCCATGTCTTCAGCCAGGTAGGTACCTATACCGTCAGCCTGACCGTAACCAGTGCCGCCGGCACAAGTACCCCCTATACCCAGACTATCCAGGCGCTTGCTCTGCCTGATGCCAATTTCAGCGTTAATACAACCAGTGGACACGGGCCGCTCGAAGTCAGTTTCACCGATCTTTCCACCAATAATCCCACCAGTTGGGAATGGAACTTCGGTGATGGCACGGCCACCAGCTCCATCCGCAATCCTGTTCATACCTACTCTCGGTCGGGGACTTATACCGTAAGCCTGAAAGTCACGAACGGATGTGGCGAGGACACTATGACCAAAGCGGATGCGGTTACCGTCACTGCTCCTGCCTCAAGTCTGCGGGCTGCATTTACCGTTGCCGCCGGCGTCCTGCTGGAGGGATGTTCCCCCCTGGAGGTATCCCTGGTGGACCAATCGACAGGCGACCCAGTCAGTTGGGAATGGAACTTTGGTGATGGTGAAATCAGCACTTCCAGAAACCCTGCTCATACCTTCACCCGCTCAGGCTACTACGACATCACCCTGAAGGTGAAAAATGCCGAGGGAGATGAGCATAGCCGGACCGAAAGGAAATGGATTCACGTTTTTTCCAAGCCCCTGGCTGATTTCCGGGCAGATAAAAATGTCGTTTGTGCAGGTGAGACCGTGAAATTTACCAATCTCTCGACCGGTGAGCCCACGATGCTGAGATGGAATTTTGGAGACAACTGGATCAGCAGCAAGGAAAATCCGGAGCATACGTATGAGAAGCCTGGTATCTACATGGTCCGCCTGATTGCAACGAATATGTGCGGATACAGCATGGAACAAAAAACGAGCTTCATCCAGGTACGGGCACCCGAGGTAGACTTCGATACCCGGCAAACCGGCAACTGCTCCCAGTTAACCATGCAGTTTACCGCCAAATCGACCCAGGGCAGCGTCAGCAACTGCCGATGGACCTTTGGCGGTGCCGGTGCCGGCGGTACCAGTAATCAACCGAACCCGACCTATGTCTATCCCAGTCCGGGAACATACACGGTCACGCTGACTGCCGATACTCCCTGCGGCCAGGCCACAAAAGAGAAGCAGGTGGTAGTCAGCGGCACACCGGTTGCCAAATTTGCTCCATCGCTCAATCCGGGCACGGTCAATCAGAGTATCAAGTTTACCGACAGCTCAACCGGCGGACCGACAGAATGGCAGTGGGATTTCGGAGATCCTGATCAGGGAACCAGCACGCAGAAAAGCCCGACCTACAAGTTCAAAACAGCAGGTGAATACCGGGTAACTCTGACGGTCAAGAATAACTGCGGAAGTGCCACCACCACCCGAAACATTATCATCGTCAATGCAGGCGACAACGTCAACCCGATTTTTACTGCGGATAGCACGGCCTGTGCCGATGCGCCGGTCAGTTTTGTCACTGCCGCTCCTTCCGGTGTCACCATCAACGAATGGCAGTGGGATTTTGGTGATGGTCTGGCAGGTACCGGAAGCAATCCCACCCATACCTATCCCTCCTCTGGAACGTATGAGGTCACGCTCACCGCTTCCGCTGCCAGCAAATCCTACAGCCTCGTAAAATCGATCGAGGTTCATGATCCACCGGCTATCAGTGCCGATGTAACCAGCGGCTGCGCACCTCTGACCGTTCAGTTCCACGATAACTCCTCTCCTGACGATACCTCCACTGCCTGGCACTGGTCTTTCGGCGACGGGAACCAGAGCACCGTGCATGACCCGGTTCACACCTATGCCCAGGAGGGGAATTATGTCGTACGGCTCACCAACGAATGCGGTGAAGCTGTCCCGGTTACCATCGAGGTCAAGAAACCCCTCAAGGCGGATTTCACGATCAGCCAGACATCCGGCCCGGCTCCCCTGGTGGTAAACTTCCAGGACAAATCAACCGGGGCGACCGATCTGACCTGGGACTTCGGGGATGGCGAGACTGGCCAATCTCCGGATGGCTCCCATATCTACAACCGTCCCGGCTCTTACAAAATCCGCCTGATTGCCGGTAACAGTGAATGTGAGAGTGAAAAAAGCCTGCGGGTCGATGTCTATACCCTGAATTCCATCCAGGGAAAGGTTCTGAATTCAGCTACCAACGCGCCGATTTCCGGTGCACGGATCAGAATTCTGGGAGAGAATCAGGATTATTGGTCAACTCCCAGCGGGGATTATACTATTTCCAGCCTTCGCCCCGGCCTCTATGCTCTCCTTGTTTCGGCGAGCGGGTATGAAGAAACTCTCATCCAGCAGATCCGGGTAAGGATGGGCAAGGATACGACCCAGAACCTTGCTCTGAACAGAAGCCTCGGTACCATTCACGGACACGTTACCGGACCCTCCGGAAGCGGACCGGTTGCCGGGGCGAAGGTGGTAGCCGTAACCCTGGATGGAGGACTACTTCCGTATATTCAGCAGGCGACTACGAATAGCGAGGGGGAATACACCCTTTACCTTGGCCGGGAAGGGAACTACAAATTGATGGTTTCAGGCGAAGGTTATCTGCCCAGGGTGGAAACCAACCAGGGTGCAGGCTACGAAATTACCGATAACGCAAATCAGCAGGTAGACATTGTCCTGGAACGAAGATCCTGGCAGCCGAAAGTGACCATCTCCTCACGGGAAACTCTCGGCACCCAGAATGACAAGCGGATGGAAATATACATCTATGCGGATCAGAATGTCTCGTCGATATCCATCGATTCGGACGACCAGGCAGGCAGTTTCAGCGCTCCGGAGCCGGTGACCGATCCCGGAAACCGCCCCTGCTATAAAGTGATCTATTCAGGCTACTCTGGAGAGAACATCGACAAGCTCGTAGCCCAGATAACCTTCAACCGGCGAGGTCAAGGTGTTGCCACGCTGCCCTGTGCTTTCACTATTCAGCCGAATGGCCTGCCTGGTCAGGGCAAGTGCCTGAAGAGCACCAGCCAGTTGATTACCCCGGCTGCCGGCGGCAGGATCAGCGGCCTTGGCTGGATAGACCTGAATGGAGACGGTGAAGAGGATTTGTGCGACAACAGCTTTGTCGATATCCCGCCTGGCTTCATTTCCGAAAGTCAGGGAGCCCCTGGTTCTGCATCCTCTCTGATAGCCAGCCTGGAACGGCGCTCGGATCCGGTATGGAGCTCGTTGTTTGCCCTCTACCGGCTTAATCTGATGGATGAGACCGGAAACAGGATTGAAAGCGAGGATATAGCGATTAAAGAGGACAATCCTCTCGTTGTTCATCTGCAATTCGATCCAACCACTTTTGGGGGAAGCCTGGGGGATCTGGTCATCAACTACCAGGATCAGACCGGATCCTGGAAGAGCGGCCTGAAAAACGTCCACCTCATCGGCAACACCCTGGTCTTTACGGCTACCGATCTGACCAGCTTTGCCCTGCTGTCGGGCAATTCTGCGCCTTCCCACCTTCTGGCTAACCAGGACATCTCCATTCCGACGCGATTGAACCTGATGTGGGATGATAATGCAGATTATGAGCTGGCTTACGAAGTCTGGCGGTGCGTCGATGAGTCGGATCCTCGAAGCGATATCCGCTACGCCCTCCTGACCACGATCAATCCTGACGCTACGCAATATACCGATGCCACCTGCCAGCTCGACAGGATGTATGCCTATAAAATACGGGCAATCACCGACCTGGGGGCCACCGATTACTCCGATTATGCCAGCATGAGAGTCGTTGAGTGCGGATCCGTGCCCGTGACTCCTGCAAATCTTCAAGTCCAGTCGGTGTCGAAAGATCAGGTGACCCTGGTATGGACCGATATGTCTTCCTGTGAGAGCGCTTTTGCTATCTACCGCCGGGATGGAGACACCGGAGAATACCGGATAATCAATACCAGACCGGAAAACAGCTATATAGACAGGGCAGTAAAACCAGGATGCAAATATTTCTACAAGGTCACGGCCAGGAGCAACCTGGGAGATTCGGGACCCTCAAATGAAGTAGTCATCACCACAGCCCGAAAGAGCAAAAAGAGCAGCGGAATGTGCTTTATTTCCAGCATCTCCTCCTCATGGTCAGCCTTTGTACAATGGATAACGGGTAAATGA